A genomic segment from Desulfonatronum lacustre DSM 10312 encodes:
- the kdsB gene encoding 3-deoxy-manno-octulosonate cytidylyltransferase: MNAVCRDRPRCHGIIPARFASTRFPGKPLTDILGKPMIWHVYQRARACPELCGVTLATDDQRILDVAGELDIPATMTRDDHPSGTDRTLEAAERLGVDTDDVVVNIQGDEPALCPELLTLLLSPFDDPAVQVSTLARPLSPEEARSPDVVKVVTDAQGQALYFSRALIPYPREGTGEFLGHIGLYAFRMRTLRAFVDLGPGKLEQIEKLEQLRLLEAGIPIRVLRTEHRTHGVDRPEDVPSVCTLLREQGLA, encoded by the coding sequence ATGAACGCTGTTTGCCGCGATAGACCACGGTGCCACGGAATCATCCCGGCCCGCTTCGCTTCCACTCGTTTTCCGGGCAAGCCGCTGACCGACATTCTGGGCAAGCCCATGATCTGGCACGTGTACCAGCGAGCCCGGGCCTGTCCGGAACTGTGCGGCGTGACCCTGGCCACGGACGACCAACGCATTCTGGACGTGGCCGGGGAGCTGGACATTCCGGCGACCATGACCCGCGACGACCACCCCAGCGGCACTGACCGGACTCTGGAAGCCGCTGAACGACTGGGGGTCGACACGGACGACGTGGTGGTCAACATCCAGGGCGACGAACCGGCCCTGTGCCCGGAACTGTTGACATTGCTGCTCAGCCCCTTTGACGACCCAGCCGTCCAGGTGAGCACATTGGCCAGACCGCTTTCTCCCGAAGAGGCCCGGAGTCCCGACGTGGTCAAGGTCGTCACCGACGCCCAGGGCCAAGCCCTCTACTTCTCCCGCGCCCTGATCCCTTACCCCAGGGAAGGAACCGGCGAATTTCTGGGCCATATCGGACTGTACGCCTTCCGGATGCGCACCCTGCGCGCCTTTGTCGACCTGGGTCCGGGCAAGCTGGAACAGATTGAAAAACTGGAACAACTACGGCTTCTTGAAGCAGGCATTCCCATCCGCGTTCTGCGCACGGAGCACCGCACCCACGGCGTGGACCGGCCCGAGGACGTCCCCAGCGTTTGCACGCTGCTCCGGGAGCAAGGATTGGCCTGA
- a CDS encoding homoserine dehydrogenase, whose product MSGELIRLGLAGLGTVGTGLAKILASNADWIERRLGRRVTIKTALVRDPSKVRDVPEDMPIRLTADIQDLLDDPELDIIVELMGGQDTAYELITKSLRSGRHVVTANKALLAKRSNELFALAAEHGVGLGYEASIAGGIPIVQTLKEGLAGNRIKVLTGILNGTANFILSEMTSRGLDFQTALRQAQVKGYAEADPTLDIEGLDAAHKLILLIRLAHGQDYPLGSLPVTGITHVDPQDIAFAEEFGYRIKLIAQVRESDGLLDAGVFTALVRREAILGKVDGPFNAILLDGDAVGPIMLYGQGAGDLPTGSAVLADIMSLVRNGRAPDNTGFQNATLPPARILPPELVRSRHYFRFSVQDRPGVLASIAGMLGQRNISIAQVVQKGSPTGRSVPVVIVTHKAQAQDVQAAVGEIDGQSFITAPTVHHRILPSPA is encoded by the coding sequence ATGTCCGGAGAGCTGATCCGCCTGGGACTGGCCGGACTGGGCACCGTGGGCACGGGGCTGGCCAAGATCCTGGCCTCCAACGCGGATTGGATCGAGCGACGGCTGGGCCGACGCGTGACGATCAAAACCGCTTTGGTCCGCGATCCGTCCAAAGTCCGTGACGTTCCAGAGGACATGCCCATCCGGCTGACCGCCGACATCCAGGATTTGCTCGACGATCCGGAACTGGACATCATCGTGGAGTTGATGGGCGGCCAGGACACCGCCTACGAACTGATCACGAAATCCCTACGCTCGGGTCGGCACGTGGTCACGGCCAACAAGGCCTTGCTGGCCAAACGGAGCAACGAACTTTTCGCCCTGGCCGCGGAACATGGGGTGGGCCTGGGTTACGAAGCGAGCATCGCCGGGGGTATTCCCATTGTCCAGACCCTCAAGGAAGGGCTGGCCGGCAATCGGATCAAGGTGCTCACCGGCATACTCAACGGCACGGCCAACTTCATCCTCTCGGAAATGACCTCCCGGGGGCTGGACTTCCAGACCGCCCTGCGCCAGGCCCAGGTCAAGGGCTATGCCGAGGCCGACCCCACCCTGGACATCGAAGGCCTGGACGCGGCCCACAAGCTGATTCTGCTGATCCGGCTGGCCCATGGTCAGGACTATCCCCTGGGCAGCCTGCCGGTCACGGGCATCACCCACGTGGACCCACAGGACATCGCCTTTGCCGAGGAGTTCGGCTATCGGATCAAGCTCATCGCCCAGGTCCGGGAGTCCGACGGCCTGCTGGACGCCGGGGTGTTCACGGCCCTGGTCCGGCGGGAGGCCATCCTGGGCAAGGTGGACGGCCCGTTCAACGCCATCCTCCTGGACGGCGACGCGGTGGGGCCGATCATGCTCTACGGCCAGGGCGCCGGAGACCTGCCCACGGGCAGCGCCGTGCTCGCGGACATCATGAGCCTGGTTCGCAACGGCCGGGCCCCGGACAATACGGGCTTCCAGAACGCCACCCTGCCCCCGGCCCGCATTCTGCCCCCCGAACTGGTTCGCTCCCGGCACTATTTCCGCTTTTCCGTCCAGGATCGCCCCGGCGTGCTGGCCAGCATCGCCGGGATGCTCGGGCAACGCAACATCAGCATTGCCCAGGTGGTCCAGAAGGGGTCACCGACGGGACGCAGCGTTCCGGTGGTCATCGTCACCCACAAGGCCCAGGCCCAGGACGTCCAGGCGGCCGTCGGCGAAATCGATGGGCAAAGCTTCATCACCGCCCCCACGGTGCATCACAGGATACTCCCCTCCCCGGCATGA